The proteins below come from a single Streptomyces sp. B3I8 genomic window:
- a CDS encoding M6 family metalloprotease domain-containing protein, with protein MPRLLPLVGPLKGLVRDGAPRLRSTAAVFTSMTALAAMSLVTGPALAEAGPAPCALRRTEAHHSEGLDSWNADYPRPTRPFDAVMVFLSFPDGGPETTPAELADDYFPATDRFFARASYGRFSLRTHPLRQWIRMPHPSTAYAISRDWSPGRRAAYLRDALAAADRHVDFSRYDVVYFVADPDAPGVDSDATKVVNLDRPLRADGKDIRRVVTVFERHPPDRLVLAHETGHVFDLPDLYHRPVDGRGDWDTYVGDWDLMGSQFGLAPDLFAWHKWKLGWLDPRQVVCVKGPGSTRLTLEPVDAGPAPGDAGAPAASDATGAVGTSDLSADATGAAGAPGVAGTAGAPASVPVSVPGIGVRPLAVAGRGTKLAVVRTGRDRVLAVEARDPVGNDAAACTRGILVYRIRNGAESGDGPVQVVDAHPHTEACRNESVYPPLADAPVFTGETFTVPGEGVRVTVEGRTASGEWTVDITTGTE; from the coding sequence TTGCCGCGCCTGCTGCCCCTCGTGGGGCCCCTGAAGGGACTCGTCCGTGACGGGGCGCCCCGTCTGCGCAGCACCGCGGCCGTCTTCACCTCGATGACCGCGCTCGCCGCGATGTCTCTGGTCACCGGGCCCGCCCTCGCCGAGGCCGGACCCGCTCCCTGCGCGCTGCGGCGCACCGAGGCGCACCACTCCGAGGGACTCGACTCCTGGAACGCCGACTACCCGCGGCCCACCCGCCCCTTCGACGCGGTCATGGTGTTCCTCTCCTTCCCCGACGGGGGCCCGGAGACCACCCCCGCCGAGCTGGCGGACGACTACTTCCCCGCCACCGACCGTTTCTTCGCCCGCGCCTCCTACGGCCGGTTCTCCCTGCGCACGCACCCGCTGCGGCAGTGGATCCGGATGCCGCACCCCTCCACCGCGTACGCCATAAGCCGGGACTGGAGCCCCGGTCGCCGGGCCGCCTACCTGCGCGACGCACTGGCCGCGGCCGACCGGCACGTGGACTTCTCGCGCTACGACGTCGTCTACTTCGTCGCCGACCCCGACGCGCCCGGCGTCGACTCCGACGCCACCAAGGTGGTGAACCTCGACCGGCCGCTGCGGGCCGACGGCAAGGACATCCGCCGGGTCGTCACCGTGTTCGAACGGCACCCGCCGGACCGGCTCGTGCTCGCCCACGAGACAGGGCACGTCTTCGACCTCCCCGACCTTTACCACCGGCCGGTCGACGGCAGGGGCGACTGGGACACGTACGTCGGTGACTGGGACCTGATGGGCAGCCAGTTCGGACTCGCGCCGGACCTCTTCGCCTGGCACAAGTGGAAGCTGGGCTGGCTGGACCCGCGCCAGGTGGTCTGCGTGAAGGGGCCGGGCAGCACCCGGCTGACCCTGGAACCGGTGGACGCCGGGCCGGCGCCGGGGGACGCGGGGGCTCCCGCGGCCTCCGACGCGACCGGAGCCGTCGGGACGTCTGATCTGTCGGCCGACGCGACGGGAGCCGCCGGGGCGCCCGGCGTGGCCGGGACCGCCGGGGCCCCCGCGTCGGTGCCCGTCTCGGTGCCCGGCATCGGGGTGCGTCCGCTCGCCGTCGCGGGACGCGGGACGAAGCTCGCGGTGGTGCGCACCGGCCGCGACCGTGTGCTGGCCGTCGAGGCCCGCGACCCGGTCGGCAACGACGCCGCCGCCTGCACCCGGGGCATCCTCGTCTACCGGATCCGCAACGGGGCGGAGTCCGGGGACGGCCCCGTCCAGGTCGTCGACGCCCATCCGCACACGGAGGCCTGCCGGAACGAGTCGGTCTACCCGCCGCTCGCCGACGCCCCGGTCTTCACCGGGGAGACCTTCACGGTGCCGGGGGAGGGCGTACGGGTGACGGTGGAGGGGCGCACAGCGTCCGGGGAGTGGACGGTCGACATCACGACCGGGACGGAGTGA
- a CDS encoding bifunctional diguanylate cyclase/phosphodiesterase, with amino-acid sequence MSGTSEVPAPAADTGRTGVTDCDDGGSAAAFAEAPLAMAVVDREGRVVTANRALVALLGRASSDARAGSDDGPRTGRRTDATSGDGTGDRAGDRTDARAGDDADAGRPAGRAGAGADDGLTGRAAADLVDLGSDARIRHTYLEVLRGRQSRLRCTRRLKHPDGHSLWVQVTVSPLPPARRAVLLSVTDISARRELQARMRHLQMHDPVTRLPNRTLFFERLTAALDAEAYEGGGAGGTGRIGLCYLDLDGFKAVNDTLGHRLGDRLLTAVAERLTRCAAEAARGRPGADRPGADRAGDDRAGDDTDADDGVRAESAWAEAGRAAGAPLVARLGGDEFALLVEDSTGTDQLAELAESALDALRAPFELADRRVSVSASIGVVERRTAGTTATALMQDADTTLYWAKADGRARWTLFDPERNAHRMTRQALSSTLRPGIEQGEFALEYQPLVSMTDGRVRGVEALVRWHHPQFGALAPNRFISLAEEDGSIVQLGRWVLNTACRQARRWQLDHPDAPPLFVSVNVAVRQIWDSDLVADVAHTLAETGLPPHLLQLELTESALTGSAGRPLEALEALSDMGVRIAIDDFGTGYSNLAYLSRLPVNVLKLDGSFVRGFQYEAPGAGIGTEAGTGAPDPGAGEPAASPADEVIVEAMVQLAHRLGLTVIAECVETSAQAARLRAIGCDTGQGWLYSRPVPPDRISALLTTTAAAGAPPAGGNT; translated from the coding sequence GTGAGCGGAACGTCCGAAGTACCGGCACCCGCGGCAGACACCGGCCGGACCGGCGTCACGGATTGTGACGACGGCGGATCCGCCGCCGCGTTCGCCGAGGCGCCGCTGGCGATGGCGGTCGTCGACCGTGAGGGACGGGTGGTCACCGCCAACAGGGCGCTGGTGGCCCTGCTGGGCAGGGCCTCGTCCGACGCGCGGGCGGGGAGCGACGACGGGCCCCGCACCGGACGCCGGACCGACGCCACGAGCGGCGACGGGACCGGCGACCGGGCCGGAGACCGAACTGACGCCCGGGCCGGCGACGACGCGGACGCCGGGCGTCCCGCCGGGCGGGCCGGTGCCGGTGCCGACGACGGTCTCACCGGGCGGGCCGCCGCCGACCTCGTCGATCTCGGCTCCGACGCCCGCATCCGGCACACCTACCTCGAGGTACTGCGCGGCCGGCAGTCCCGGCTGCGCTGCACGCGCCGGCTCAAGCATCCCGACGGCCACTCCCTCTGGGTCCAGGTGACCGTCAGCCCGTTGCCGCCGGCCCGGCGGGCGGTCCTGCTGTCGGTCACGGACATCAGCGCCCGCCGCGAACTCCAGGCCCGGATGCGGCACTTGCAGATGCACGACCCGGTGACCCGGCTGCCCAACCGCACGCTGTTCTTCGAACGCCTGACGGCCGCGCTGGACGCTGAGGCGTACGAGGGCGGTGGCGCCGGGGGCACCGGCCGGATCGGCCTGTGCTACCTGGACCTCGACGGCTTCAAGGCGGTCAACGACACCCTGGGCCACCGCCTCGGCGACCGTCTCCTCACAGCGGTCGCCGAACGCTTGACCCGCTGCGCCGCCGAGGCGGCCCGCGGCCGTCCCGGCGCCGACCGTCCCGGCGCCGACCGGGCGGGGGACGACCGGGCGGGGGACGACACCGACGCCGACGACGGCGTGAGGGCGGAGTCCGCGTGGGCGGAGGCGGGCCGCGCGGCCGGCGCGCCGCTCGTCGCGCGGCTCGGAGGTGACGAGTTCGCGCTGCTCGTGGAGGACTCGACCGGCACCGACCAGCTCGCCGAGCTCGCCGAGTCGGCGCTCGACGCGTTGCGCGCGCCCTTCGAACTGGCGGACCGCCGGGTGTCCGTCTCCGCCTCGATCGGCGTCGTCGAGCGCCGTACCGCCGGAACCACCGCCACCGCCCTCATGCAGGACGCGGACACGACGCTGTACTGGGCGAAGGCCGACGGCAGGGCACGCTGGACCCTGTTCGACCCGGAGCGCAACGCGCACCGGATGACCCGCCAGGCCCTCTCCTCCACCCTGCGACCGGGCATCGAGCAGGGCGAGTTCGCGCTGGAGTACCAGCCGCTCGTCAGCATGACGGACGGCCGTGTGCGCGGGGTCGAGGCGCTGGTGCGCTGGCACCACCCGCAGTTCGGCGCGCTGGCGCCGAATCGGTTCATCTCGCTGGCGGAGGAGGACGGTTCGATCGTCCAGCTCGGCCGCTGGGTGCTGAACACGGCCTGCCGGCAGGCCCGCCGCTGGCAGCTCGACCACCCGGACGCGCCCCCGCTGTTCGTCAGCGTCAATGTGGCGGTGCGCCAGATCTGGGACTCGGACCTGGTGGCCGACGTGGCGCACACGCTCGCGGAGACCGGACTGCCCCCGCACCTGCTCCAGCTCGAACTGACCGAGTCGGCGCTGACGGGCTCGGCCGGCCGGCCGCTCGAGGCCCTCGAAGCCCTCAGCGACATGGGCGTACGCATCGCCATCGACGACTTCGGCACCGGATACTCCAACCTCGCCTACCTCAGCCGGCTTCCCGTCAACGTCCTGAAGCTGGACGGTTCCTTCGTCCGCGGGTTCCAGTACGAGGCGCCCGGCGCGGGCATCGGCACGGAGGCGGGCACCGGCGCTCCGGATCCCGGGGCCGGCGAACCGGCGGCCAGTCCCGCCGACGAGGTGATCGTCGAGGCGATGGTGCAGCTCGCCCACCGGCTCGGTCTGACGGTGATCGCCGAGTGCGTGGAGACCTCTGCGCAGGCCGCCCGGCTGCGCGCCATCGGCTGCGACACCGGGCAGGGCTGGCTGTACTCCCGCCCGGTGCCCCCGGACCGCATCTCCGCCCTGCTCACGACGACGGCGGCGGC